A segment of the Agarivorans albus genome:
AAACATCTAATCCCCAAGAAATGCACTTATAAGCTTACCGAGGCTTGTAAGTGCATCACACTTTTACAGTTTAACTTCACTAAATATTCAGCTGCTAGGTAGAAACAAAGTCTTCTAGCTGCTGATGGCTTAAAAAGCCTGAAGCAGCGCCCGCTTCTCCAATTTTGTAAGACGCAAACAGCATCGCCCGGCTGAGCGCTTTTTCTGGGTTACTTTCTAACAAGTAGTAATGTAAAAAACATGAAAATAACGCATCTCCAGCACCAATAGTATTAAGCACGGGTCGTGTTGTTGTCGCGGGAAAATGTTGAATGGAATTTGCCTGTTGGGTATACAGCAAAGCACCGTTGCTGCCTAATCCCATCACAATAACCGAGTTGTGATAACGCTCCACCAACTGCCAAATAAACTGATGATAGTCACCACTTACTTGCTCGTCACTCAAAAACAGCACATCGGCCATGGCAAGAAATTGCTGGTTATATTCGTCTTCAATGTTACCTAGGGTATGTACATCGGTAGCAATTAGTTTGCCAGCTTGCTTAGCCAGCTCTAGCATTGGCCGGGCAAAATTAATGTTACAAGCAACAACTGCGTCGCTATGTATAAGCTGTTTCTTAAAGCCTTGTTCCGAGTATCTGCGTTGCTGAATATCTTTCAGGTCTACATGTATTTGCCGCCGCCCCTCTGGGTCATACAAAATGACCGACTGTGGTGTATCTTGCATAGTTAGCTCAAAACAAGGTTTAACTTTCGGTATTTGAGCTATGGCTTGTTGCACTTGCTCTCCTGCCATATCGGGTGCCAGCAGCGTGCATAAGTCAACCTCATCACCCAGGGTAGCAAGCGCTTTAGCCACATTAAATGCCACTCCAGACACACTGCTTTGAATACCGTCGAAAGGGTAAGTCACTGGGTAGTAGTGTTGAGGAAATCCTTCAATTTTTAAGGTGGTCTCAATATTGACTAAACCAGCAACCAAAATACGTGTCATAAAGCTAACTCATTGAATATGCGTGATGAATAACGCTAACACATCAATAAGTAACAACAAGCTTAAATGCTCGATAGAGCGACCCAAGTATTTTTTTGTTGCCTGCAGGCTTAATAAAAATCAGAAAGTTTTGCGTCTTTTAGTGAATTGCTTAGTCTTACTAAAAGTAATCAAAGATTTTTAACCTTGAGACCCTGTTTGTATGATATCTGAATGGCAAAACCACAAAGCCCAGCTTAGAAGCTATGTTAGCAAGCGGATAAATGACAGCCACGCTGTCGATGACATCTTGCAAGATGTTTACATCAAGGCCAGTAGCAATTTGCATCAACTTAAGTCAAAGGGCAGCTTAAAAGGCTGGTTATATCGTATCGCCCATAACACCATTATGGATTTTTATCGCCAGCAGAAACCCTATGAAGAATTGCCTGAAGACTTGGTCGCAGAAGATAACGATAGCGGTAGTCTAGCCCGTAAAGAGTTAGCAGAGTGCCTGCGCCCTCTCATCGATGAACTGCCCGAAAAATACGGCACACCGCTTCGTTTAGCTGAGTTAGAAGGTTACTCACAACAAAGTATCGCCGAACAGCTCGGTTTATCGCTCTCTGGCGCTAAAAGCCGAGTACAAAGAAGCCGAGTGAAGTTTAGAGAACAAATGATGGCTTGCTGTGACTTTGAAGTAGGACAAGAGGGCATCACCGACTACTCCCCAAAAAAGACAAGCTCATCGACTAAATGTTAAATGCTGTTTGTCTGCAACAAAGCGGTTAACAATCAAATTAATGCTCGCTCCCACGAGTACTCTGGAGAACACATGCCCAAACCAACGCGCCCTCTTATTTCAGCTCAAATAATCCAAGAAATAACTGAATGGGCCATTATGCATGGCGTAGCTTTTCGTCAAGCCGATCACTCTGCCAGGCATTGTCCGTTTAGTATTGCGCCAATAACTATGCCGCATGAAGTATTCGAACGCCTGCATAGAGCCACATCTCTTATTACAAGGCTAATTAACAATGTGTCAGAAGATCACGACTTTCTTCAGTCGTCGCTCGCTAAAGTGGCAAAAGCAGAGCCCTTTTTTGAACGTTTATTAGCCCTGCACCAACAAGCCCATGGTGACTCAGCACATCGCTTATCACCTGCTAGAAAACCGCTGCTAATAATGCGTACCGATTTTATGGACGACCGACAACATGGTCCAAAAGTTATCGAGTTTAATGGTATTGCTGCAGGCATGGCGCCGTTTGGCCAACGCGCAACAGAGCTGCATGCTTTTATACAAAATCAATGGCCTCAGCTTTACCAAACCTACCTAGAAGATAAGCACGCCTCACCAGCAGAAAACCAAGCTATTGAACAGCTCGCCCTTGCGATCGTTAAAGCTGCAAACAGCATTAAAGCAAGCTTTGAATCACGTGCTCAAGCTTCTTTAGACGGTTTAGCGAGTAAACCAACTTTCTTAATGGTGATACAAGAAAATGAAGACAATGTGTACGACCAACATCTTCTGGAACTAGCTCTACAGAAACAAGGGATTCGCACCCTAAGGCGCACCTTCGAGCAACTTAGTACCCAATTATCCAGCGGCGATAATCAACGCCTACTGTTAAAGGACGTAGGCGCTATTGATGTGGTATATCTTAGAGCCGGTTACCAATACGCTGACTACTACTCAACAACACGCAGCGAAAGAGTTTGCTGCGAAACCCTTAGCCAAACTAGGCTATTTATCGAGCAACACAAAGTAGCCGTAAACGCCACGTTTAGCCAGCAACTCGCCACCAGTAAAACCATGCAAATGCTCCTAACAACCATGCCAGCAGAAGACTATGCCCGCTGGGGGTTAAACCTAGATGATGCCAAGCTAATCAAAAGTGTCTTGGCAGATATGAAGCCAATAAACCAAGCAACCATCGGCTGGTTTAATAGGCAGGCAGATAAGCAAGAATGGGTACTAAAAAACCAAGGAGAAGGTGGTGGACATTGCGTTTTTGGTGAAGAAATAGCTAATAAACTTGAACAGTTAGCCCCTCATGAGTATGACGCTTGGGCTTTAATGCAGCGCTTATATCCACACGAACGCGAAGTCCCCACCATCGCAGTGCGTAATAGCACTCAAACCCACGTCGACGATCTGGTGAGCGAGATAGGCTTATTTAGTGCTTATTACGATGAAGAACCAGCAACACCGCTAAACGGATATGCTGGCTATCTTATTCGTAGTAAACCCGCGAGTGAGAACGAAGGCGGGATCCACAGCGGTAAAGGTATTTTAGATTCCTTGGTATTAAGTGACGCATAAGCTAAAAACTTGCGTCTTTTTGGTTAAGGCTGCGTCCTAACACTATCAACCTAAATCAATGGAAAACTTAATGTTTCAAACCACCCCGAGCCACCAAGGTATTAGCGACAAATTCATTAAGCATGATAGTAAAATGCTAAAGCAAATTTATGGCAGCGACCAGCTGACACCTTACTGGATAGCCGATATGGATTTCCCCATTGCCTCTCCAATTAGCCAAGCTATGCAGCAATTAGTAAACCGTGAGCAATACTCTTACGAATTTGATTCACAAACCGTATTTAAGGCGATTGCTCATTGGAATCAACAGCGCCACCAGCTTGACCTAAACCCTAATCATTTTGTGCAAGTTCCAGGGGTACTCAGCGCAATAGCATTGCTAATTCGCGACTTTACTCAAGAAGGCGACGGCGTATTAATTCAAACTCCGGTGTACCACCAATTTCGCCGTTTAATTGAATCTGCCGGACGCAAAGCTGTGACTAGCCCGCTTAAGCTAGAGGGAGATCGTTACCTATTTGATTACCAAGATTTTGAGCAACAGCTAAGCAGCGGCAAAGTGCGCATGGTGTTGTTATGTAACCCTCATAATCCGGTAGGTAGAGTGTGGACTAAACAAGAGTTGCAACAGTTAGTTACCATTGCCAAAAAGTACCAGGTAATGATTATAAGTGATGAAGTTCATGCCGATATCGTGTTTGAAGGTGCAAGATTCACCAGCATGGCCTCGTTAAACTACGACAACAGCCTCACCATTATTGGCTCCCCCGCTAAAAACTTTGGCTTAAATAGCATTGCTAATGGCTATATCTATAGTGATAACCAAGCCTTACGAGAAAAAATCAAAGCAAGCTCGGTGTCTATGTCACTAGACCACGGCAATGCATTTAGTTTGTATGCCACCATTGCAGCCTACCAGCATGGCAAAGAGTGGTTCGAAAAGTTTTTGGCTTATACCCAAGAAGTAAGAAACTGGATTATGGCATTTATGGCCAAGGAACTCCCCCAAGTTAAAGCCTTTCTACCCGAAGGTACCAATCAAATATGGTTTGATTTATCCGGCTTAAACTTAGCCCCAGAGCAATTAAAAGAGCTATTAAGCCAGCATGCTAAACTCGCGCTAACACCCGGCACCTGGTTTGGTGAAATAAACGAAAATTATTATCGGATGAACTTTGCCTCACCGTTAGAAAAAGTCCAAGCGTCACTGCAGCAACTCAAAACATCAATTAGCCAATATCGCTAATCATTTAGATAAAGGCAGAGGCCGGCGATTAAAATTACCAAGCTCTGCCTTTATGATGACTAAATAGCCAAACTGGCAAACTGGCAAACTGGCAAACTGGCAAACAGCTAGAGAGGAAAGCTCTGAGCGTTTAAATAGTATTTTCTTTTTAATTAATAGCTTAGTGGTAGCTTTATTCACATAAAAAAGACGCAAGCTCACTTAGGAATAAAGATGGAAGAAAGCAAACTCTTCAAAAAAATATGGCGATTTAATGCCATTGTAATTATGTTAGTTGGAATTGTAGGTCTAGCGCTAAGCCTATTCGCTGCCATTACAATCTACCAAGACATTACACGTGATAGAAACGTAAGAAACATTGTTAATATTGAAGAAACACAGGAAGATAAAAAAAAGTGGCGGCTAGGAAATCTAATAAGCATTAATGGATCTAGCGTAATAATGGTCCCACTCTATTCAGAGCAAAATATAAGCACAGCGTCATACAGCAAGTCGGCATCGTCAACCAGAAACTACCTCTTCATTAATGTAGAAACAAATAGTAAGTATTGGTTATTTGATAAAAATGACTACTTGATAACAAGCATTCATCAGTTACCAAATACTTCTTATTCAGAGCAAACCAAAGAAACTAAAGCCATTCTTTATTACGTGGTTAAGTCGGACACTAATAACAATAATTCGTTAACATCATCTGATCTAAAAACCGTAGCTATATCGAAGCCAAATGGCCAAGAGTACCTTGAATTACTAAAAGATATCGACTTTGTAAATGGATACAAAATTGTCGGCGAGCACTCTGTAATCATCGTGTTTCAACGCGACAATATCGCTTATTCGGCAACTATTAATTTAGACAATTTAACAGTCTCTAACGAGGAGCCATTGCCTAGCATGGAGCCCAAGTAAAACCCACCTTCGTATAAAAATTACTGTCGCTCAACGCTATATGCCAGCTACAAAAAAGCCCGCTAAGTTGCGGGCTAATCTGGCTAATGAAAAACGCTCACTATTCTTTGTCGTTTAACACTATGCCAGTTTTACTAATGGTGATTAAACCTTCTTTATAAAGCTTACCAATCGCTTTTTTAAAGGTACCTTTACTCACACCAAAAATAGCAGAAATGGCTTGCGGGGTACTTTTATCACTCAAGGCCAGGTAGCCTTGCTCTTCGCGAAGCTTAGCTAAAATGGTGTCGCCAATATCAATGGCTTTTTGTATGCCAATGGGCTCTAAACTTACGTCTAGCTTTTGGTCTTCTCGTACTTTTTGAATATAACCAGTACCAGCATAACCCGCGCGAATACGCTTAAACACTTGATCGTAATACAGTACGCCCCAGTGCTTGTTATTTACTACTGCTTTGTAACCTAGCTCAGTACGCCCAGCAACCAATAACTCAACTTTGTCGCCACGCTTATACTTGTGGTCTGACTTATCGATGTAACGATCGAGCTTATTGCTGGCGGTAATGCGTTGCTCATTGTCTAAGTAGACATACACTACGTAATGACGATCAACTTCCATTGGCTGCTGTTGCTCACCAAAAGGTAAGAACAAATCTTTGTCTAGGCCCCAATCGAGGAAGATGCCAACATCGTTAATGTCCTTCACCTGCAAGTTAGCGCATTCGCCTACTTGCACCAAAGGCTTCTGTAAAGTCGCTAATAGATTACCTTGGCTATCTCGGTAAACAAATACCTCTATTTGCTGACCAATGCTTAAATCAGCAGGCAGCTCTTTGCTTGAAAGCAAAATATCACCGAACTCGCCACCTTCTAGGTAGGCACCTAAGTCAGCCATTTCAATCACGGCTAGTTGATTAAGGCGTCCAATTTCTAGCATTTTATCTCTCTTTTCACATTCGATAAGCTCAGTATGAGCCAATGCGCGAGTATAGCATGCAAAGGCCAAGATGCACTTGGCTTAATTGGCTTAGGCTGGTTTTAATGCGTTAACAATAGTAGAGACTTGCTGGCTTACATCGGATTCAATTTTAGTGGCTAATTTGTAGGCCGACTCTACTTGCGTTTTCACCGTGCTCATTTTGGAAGTGAAGCTACCTACATGCTCACTTTGTTCACGAATATACTCACTGGCTTGATGTGCCACTTGAGCAGAAGTTTCTGCTTGCTCACGTACCTGATGAGTGGTTTCCATAAGCTTAGAAGAAATAGCCTGCTGATGTTCACTGGCTTCTTCTATTCCACCAATGTTTGACTCTAGGCTAGTCGAAGACTGTTTTAGCTGATTCAAAATACCGGTTATTTCTTCTAGTGAAGTTTGGGTGCGCATTGATAGCGTTCTAACTTCATCTGCCACCACGGCAAAACCACGGCCATGTTCACCGGCTCGGGCTGACTCAATAGCAGCATTTAGGGCGAGCAAGTTAGTTTGTTCGGCAATGCTACGAATAACATCCAAGATTGCACTTACATCAGTTACCGCTTTAACTAAGGTCGCCAGAGATTCTCGCCCTTCGGTGACCGCGGTACTGGTGCGCTTACTGGCATTCATCACCTGTTCTACATTTTGCTGCGATTCGTTCATCGCGCTCTGGGTAGCGTTGGCATTGTGCTCGACGTCACTAGATACCTGATTAAGCTGCTCTGTTAATGAACGCAGTTGTTCCATCAGCAATTGAGATTCAGCTACTTGGTGATCGGTTTGCTCTGAGGTTAAGTACACTTCACGTACCTGTTTAGTCACCGAATCGAGTGAATTAGATACCACAGATAGCTGCTTGTTCTTAAGCTCTTCTAAGTCTTCTTGCTTGGCCAATAGCTGGTTGAAAAAGGTAGCAATTTCGCCAATTTCGGTATTATTTCGGCGTACTTTTAATCGCTCAATGCTGCCGTTCTCAACCAGTGAGGCAAAGCCATTTCGCAGTTCACGAAGCGGTTTTAATACGGTACTTTGCATCACAACTTGCATTACGATGGCAATTAGCAAAATTAAGCCCGCAACACTGTATAGTGTGATTTTAACCGTTTGAGTAACCCCATCTCGTTGCTTAATAACGCCCTGCTCTGCTTGAGATATTTGCTGGGTAAGTAACTCAATGTCGGCCGCTAATGCGCTGCGTAATACCATCCGTTGTTCGATTAAAGCATTAGTCGATTGCAGCTCTCTTGGGTAGCGCTGAGTTAAACTTACTAGCTCGCTCTTTATCTCTTCGGCTAAATCGACAGCTTCTTCGGGGTCGCCTAAGGCAAACTCATCAACTTCAACTTCGCTCATCACCCCCAACAATGGTAAAGCATCAATTGATTTTGCATGTTTGTTTACCCGCAAAAACGCATCATCGTAAGCAGATTTACTGTTAGCACTAGGGTCTACAAAATAGCGGCTTCGCTGCATCGACAAGTTAACTAAAGCATTAAGAAGTTCTGTACCTTGTTGAATATAGTCACGAGAACTGGCTGCTTGAGCGCTTAAGCCGTAGTCAACGGTACTGTCTGCCCAACCAAGCATTTCACGCTCTGCATTTATCAACAAGCCTTGCTCATTACCGCTGAGTTTGCCCAGCGCTAAATAACGGTCTTGCAAGGCAATATGTAGTTGATTTAGTAGCTCAGCCAAACCTGGCAAATGCTGCTGATTGGAGCGCTCTACCAGTTCCAGCAGCAAACGCTCAGCTTCACTAAGCTCTAACGCGTTACCGGTATTTAAGTAATTGTTTACCTTAGCCACCAGCTGGCTATTAAATTGAGATTTGAGAGATTGATAATTTTGTAGCTGCTGATTGGAGCTCGACAACTCAACTAAGGAAAAGTATAAGGCTGCAATTAACACCGCACTTACGGCAAATAATGCTATCGCAGATAGTCTAGAGAATCGTGATACTCGCATAAAAACTCCATTCGCAGATTGGCTAAAACTAGCTCTGCGGCAATCCCTAACAGGCCTATTAGGCGCTAATTTGGGCGAAGATTTTATGACTAAAATATGACAATAATATTACATTGATAACTGTGTTAAAAATAGCAAAGCATTTGATATATAAATGAAAATCAACAATTACAGCAACTTAACTACAATGTTATCGGTATACAAAGCTGTAACTCAAAGCGTTCATTTGGATCCAGAAATTGACATCGAGAATAGCGCACATAAGCAGGCGTATTACCTAAACGGTAACCACTATTGGGCAGCCATTGCATATAAAATTTATGCAATATTGGTAACAAATCCCCATATCCTCCAGCGGCATGTAAGGTTGCATGCATGCCTTCGGGAATCGTTAAGGCACTAACTCCACCTCGACGCACTATTGGGTCGTCTACCGCTAAACAAGCAACATAGTGACAAAGCGGAGCCGGAACAATATCAGGATTAGAATGATACAAACCTAATAGCTTGTTTACTTGCCACTCCACGCCTTGGCTATCAGCCCAAACATGCAGTTTTTCATAGGCTTGGCGAATAGAACGATCGTAGCCTTGGTGCCTCACATAAGCGACTGGTTGGGCAGGCAAGCGCTGCACCTTAACCTCAGGCATTTGCAGCGCCTTGGCATTTAAGATTCGCTGTTGTAAGTCATCGCTCCAATGCTGCTGGTAATTAGCTTGGCTAAACTTACTGTAACCATGGTTTCGCCATTGTGTAGGTGAGCAGGCAAAGTGCTTTTTAAAAGCTTGAGAAAACGACGCCGGT
Coding sequences within it:
- a CDS encoding carbohydrate kinase family protein, coding for MTRILVAGLVNIETTLKIEGFPQHYYPVTYPFDGIQSSVSGVAFNVAKALATLGDEVDLCTLLAPDMAGEQVQQAIAQIPKVKPCFELTMQDTPQSVILYDPEGRRQIHVDLKDIQQRRYSEQGFKKQLIHSDAVVACNINFARPMLELAKQAGKLIATDVHTLGNIEDEYNQQFLAMADVLFLSDEQVSGDYHQFIWQLVERYHNSVIVMGLGSNGALLYTQQANSIQHFPATTTRPVLNTIGAGDALFSCFLHYYLLESNPEKALSRAMLFASYKIGEAGAASGFLSHQQLEDFVST
- the sigZ gene encoding RNA polymerase sigma factor SigZ, which gives rise to MISEWQNHKAQLRSYVSKRINDSHAVDDILQDVYIKASSNLHQLKSKGSLKGWLYRIAHNTIMDFYRQQKPYEELPEDLVAEDNDSGSLARKELAECLRPLIDELPEKYGTPLRLAELEGYSQQSIAEQLGLSLSGAKSRVQRSRVKFREQMMACCDFEVGQEGITDYSPKKTSSSTKC
- a CDS encoding glutathione synthase, with translation MPKPTRPLISAQIIQEITEWAIMHGVAFRQADHSARHCPFSIAPITMPHEVFERLHRATSLITRLINNVSEDHDFLQSSLAKVAKAEPFFERLLALHQQAHGDSAHRLSPARKPLLIMRTDFMDDRQHGPKVIEFNGIAAGMAPFGQRATELHAFIQNQWPQLYQTYLEDKHASPAENQAIEQLALAIVKAANSIKASFESRAQASLDGLASKPTFLMVIQENEDNVYDQHLLELALQKQGIRTLRRTFEQLSTQLSSGDNQRLLLKDVGAIDVVYLRAGYQYADYYSTTRSERVCCETLSQTRLFIEQHKVAVNATFSQQLATSKTMQMLLTTMPAEDYARWGLNLDDAKLIKSVLADMKPINQATIGWFNRQADKQEWVLKNQGEGGGHCVFGEEIANKLEQLAPHEYDAWALMQRLYPHEREVPTIAVRNSTQTHVDDLVSEIGLFSAYYDEEPATPLNGYAGYLIRSKPASENEGGIHSGKGILDSLVLSDA
- a CDS encoding MalY/PatB family protein, yielding MFQTTPSHQGISDKFIKHDSKMLKQIYGSDQLTPYWIADMDFPIASPISQAMQQLVNREQYSYEFDSQTVFKAIAHWNQQRHQLDLNPNHFVQVPGVLSAIALLIRDFTQEGDGVLIQTPVYHQFRRLIESAGRKAVTSPLKLEGDRYLFDYQDFEQQLSSGKVRMVLLCNPHNPVGRVWTKQELQQLVTIAKKYQVMIISDEVHADIVFEGARFTSMASLNYDNSLTIIGSPAKNFGLNSIANGYIYSDNQALREKIKASSVSMSLDHGNAFSLYATIAAYQHGKEWFEKFLAYTQEVRNWIMAFMAKELPQVKAFLPEGTNQIWFDLSGLNLAPEQLKELLSQHAKLALTPGTWFGEINENYYRMNFASPLEKVQASLQQLKTSISQYR
- a CDS encoding CvfB family protein, which codes for MLEIGRLNQLAVIEMADLGAYLEGGEFGDILLSSKELPADLSIGQQIEVFVYRDSQGNLLATLQKPLVQVGECANLQVKDINDVGIFLDWGLDKDLFLPFGEQQQPMEVDRHYVVYVYLDNEQRITASNKLDRYIDKSDHKYKRGDKVELLVAGRTELGYKAVVNNKHWGVLYYDQVFKRIRAGYAGTGYIQKVREDQKLDVSLEPIGIQKAIDIGDTILAKLREEQGYLALSDKSTPQAISAIFGVSKGTFKKAIGKLYKEGLITISKTGIVLNDKE
- a CDS encoding methyl-accepting chemotaxis protein produces the protein MRVSRFSRLSAIALFAVSAVLIAALYFSLVELSSSNQQLQNYQSLKSQFNSQLVAKVNNYLNTGNALELSEAERLLLELVERSNQQHLPGLAELLNQLHIALQDRYLALGKLSGNEQGLLINAEREMLGWADSTVDYGLSAQAASSRDYIQQGTELLNALVNLSMQRSRYFVDPSANSKSAYDDAFLRVNKHAKSIDALPLLGVMSEVEVDEFALGDPEEAVDLAEEIKSELVSLTQRYPRELQSTNALIEQRMVLRSALAADIELLTQQISQAEQGVIKQRDGVTQTVKITLYSVAGLILLIAIVMQVVMQSTVLKPLRELRNGFASLVENGSIERLKVRRNNTEIGEIATFFNQLLAKQEDLEELKNKQLSVVSNSLDSVTKQVREVYLTSEQTDHQVAESQLLMEQLRSLTEQLNQVSSDVEHNANATQSAMNESQQNVEQVMNASKRTSTAVTEGRESLATLVKAVTDVSAILDVIRSIAEQTNLLALNAAIESARAGEHGRGFAVVADEVRTLSMRTQTSLEEITGILNQLKQSSTSLESNIGGIEEASEHQQAISSKLMETTHQVREQAETSAQVAHQASEYIREQSEHVGSFTSKMSTVKTQVESAYKLATKIESDVSQQVSTIVNALKPA
- a CDS encoding AraC family transcriptional regulator, translating into MSLSTDGVRVNRINDALYYIHQHIAEPLDARQLAKVAAYSAYHFHRCFKQVTGENVNEYIRRARLERCANLLMFSPGLTIQEASQCCGFLSPASFSQAFKKHFACSPTQWRNHGYSKFSQANYQQHWSDDLQQRILNAKALQMPEVKVQRLPAQPVAYVRHQGYDRSIRQAYEKLHVWADSQGVEWQVNKLLGLYHSNPDIVPAPLCHYVACLAVDDPIVRRGGVSALTIPEGMHATLHAAGGYGDLLPILHKFYMQWLPNSGYRLGNTPAYVRYSRCQFLDPNERFELQLCIPITL